One Erinaceus europaeus chromosome 5, mEriEur2.1, whole genome shotgun sequence genomic window carries:
- the FASTKD3 gene encoding FAST kinase domain-containing protein 3, mitochondrial isoform X2, with translation MALATVWRNLCHSPNLRVRGALAALKCQPGHHVHKGVQACLCPWFCPLRPAPSQAKSLHTCCEKVPSENGNDPHPLQEPEFSQVACCDRLEGNAKIAAGAGGQLCCGRLSKFASSQEVLSFLSTLQAVPEPLATGALQRICEVESRRGDSSLPQEILDNGVFEALCLPFEQEPSSLSSAGLVSVLRALALLRVVPQGRLLPSLVAECRRRLQRDGLDVQALCVLGESLLKLQGPDCSTLELVLDELQGRSLESVAPEDLVALYRTLQECPEKAGRYQGLLDKVNTACLSVFLGLSPTSISQVLDALVVLDQSQALSLVIRLAKYARRHVPAFTGQELGKVIEALAYFGHSDRVFTEALEQRLSTASLTQDPELLCRAVQYCSRRRVLSRPILDSAAEAFVCRPHEFSPRQVAELIEPFGRLNYSPPNATALFRSLESELATRFRDFPPRALLNLLHSCSLIERHPTNLMAKIFSPYFLMQLQGEEPFVDRLSLAQLTHLLLTSFLECPFYKGPRLPPKFQVKSFLTPCCALETPMDFHLYNLVKMALIKLLGSRLYFGVRVLTPYNYTIDVELKLNEEGFILPFRVEEDIHKRVALCLDDARRFCLNSRHLLGKEAAKQRQLRLLGYHVVQIPYYEVELLKSRLEMVGYLQRKLFSPGTGIH, from the exons ATGGCGCTGGCCACCGTGTGGAGGAATCTTTGTCACTCGCCTAACTTGCGCGTGCGTGGAGCTCTGGCTGCTCTAAAGTGCCAGCCTGGACATCATGTTCACAAGGGAGTCCAGGCGTGTCTGTGTCCCTGGTTCTGTCCACTGCGGCCTGCGCCCTCCCAGGCCAAGTCCCTTCATACTTGCTGTGAAAAGgtcccttcagaaaatggaaacGACCCCCATCCTCTCCAGGAGCCAGAATTCTCTCAGGTCGCCTGCTGCGACAGATTGGAAGGAAATGCAAAAATCGCGGCAGGCGCAGGCGGGCAGCTGTGCTGCGGACGGCTAAGCAAGTTCGCCTCTTCCCAGGAAGTGCTCAGCTTCCTGAGCACGTTGCAGGCCGTGCCCGAGCCCCTGGCAACAGGGGCCTTACAACGGATCTGTGAAGTCGAGAGCCGAAGGGGCGACAGCTCGCTGCCCCAGGAAATCCTGGACAATGGGGTCTTTGAAGCTCTGTGCCTCCCCTTCGAGCAGGAGCCCTCCAGCCTGTCCAGTGCAGGCCTGGTGTCGGTCCTGCGGGCCCTCGCACTGCTGCGTGTGGTCCCCCAGGGGCGCCTGCTGCCGAGCCTGGTGGCAGAATGCCGGCGTCGGCTCCAAAGAGACGGCCTGGATGTCCAGGCTCTCTGTGTGCTGGGGGAGAGTCTGCTTAAACTGCAGGGGCCAGACTGCTCCACACTGGAACTCGTCTTAGACGAGCTGCAAGGTAGAAGCTTAGAAAGCGTTGCCCCCGAAGACCTCGTGGCCCTTTACAGAACCTTGCAGGAGTGCCCTGAAAAGGCAGGCAGATACCAGGGCCTCCTAGATAAGGTCAACACCGCTTGCCTCTCTGTGTTCCTCGGCCTGAGTCCTACGTCCATCAGCCAAGTGCTCGACGCCCTGGTGGTGCTGGATCAAAGCCAGGCCCTTTCTCTGGTCATCAGGCTCGCCAAGTACGCCAGGAGACACGTCCCTGCTTTCACCGGCCAAGAGCTCGGCAAGGTCATCGAGGCGTTAGCATACTTCGGGCACAGCGACCGGGTCTTCACGGAAGCCCTGGAGCAGCGCCTCTCCACCGCCTCTCTCACACAGGACCCGGAGCTGCTCTGCAGAGCCGTGCAGTACTGCAGCCGGAGACGGGTCCTCTCCAGGCCCATCCTGGACAGCGCGGCAGAAGCCTTCGTGTGCCGGCCGCACGAGTTCTCACCTCGGCAGGTCGCGGAGCTGATCGAACCCTTCGGGAGACTCAACTACTCACCGCCCAACGCCACTGCCCTGTTCCGGAGCCTGGAGAGCGAGCTGGCCACCCGCTTCAGGGATTTCCCGCCCAGAGCGCTGCTGAACCTCTTGCACTCGTGCTCGCTGATTGAGCGCCACCCCACCAACCTCATGGCGAAGATCTTCAGCCCCTATTTCCTCATGCAGCTGCAAG GGGAAGAACCGTTTGTGGACAGGCTGAGCCTAGCACAGCTCACCCACCTTCTGCTGACCTCCTTCTTGGAATGCCCTTTCTACAAG GGCCCCAGACTCCCCCCCAAGTTCCAGGTGAAGTCCTTCCTTACTCCATGCTGTGCGCTGGAGACCCCCATGGATTTTCACCTCTATAACTTGGTCAAGATGGCGCTGATCAAACTCTTGGGATCGAGGCTGTATTTCGGTGTGAGAGTGCTGACGCCCTACAATTACACCATTG atGTTGAACTAAAACTAAATGAAGAAGGATTCATATTACCATTCAGAGTTGAGGAAGACATacataaaag GGTGGCCCTTTGCCTTGATGATGCCAGGCGTTTCTGCCTGAACAGCAGACACTTACTGGGAAAGGAAGCTGCCAAGCAGAGGCAGCTGCGTCTGCTTGGCTACCACGTTGTTCA
- the FASTKD3 gene encoding FAST kinase domain-containing protein 3, mitochondrial isoform X1, which yields MALATVWRNLCHSPNLRVRGALAALKCQPGHHVHKGVQACLCPWFCPLRPAPSQAKSLHTCCEKVPSENGNDPHPLQEPEFSQVACCDRLEGNAKIAAGAGGQLCCGRLSKFASSQEVLSFLSTLQAVPEPLATGALQRICEVESRRGDSSLPQEILDNGVFEALCLPFEQEPSSLSSAGLVSVLRALALLRVVPQGRLLPSLVAECRRRLQRDGLDVQALCVLGESLLKLQGPDCSTLELVLDELQGRSLESVAPEDLVALYRTLQECPEKAGRYQGLLDKVNTACLSVFLGLSPTSISQVLDALVVLDQSQALSLVIRLAKYARRHVPAFTGQELGKVIEALAYFGHSDRVFTEALEQRLSTASLTQDPELLCRAVQYCSRRRVLSRPILDSAAEAFVCRPHEFSPRQVAELIEPFGRLNYSPPNATALFRSLESELATRFRDFPPRALLNLLHSCSLIERHPTNLMAKIFSPYFLMQLQGEEPFVDRLSLAQLTHLLLTSFLECPFYKGPRLPPKFQVKSFLTPCCALETPMDFHLYNLVKMALIKLLGSRLYFGVRVLTPYNYTIDVELKLNEEGFILPFRVEEDIHKRVALCLDDARRFCLNSRHLLGKEAAKQRQLRLLGYHVVQARAFTSHLEKLASEPMRCKDSVPRTCCEKGSGAKPADLDRAVLSLTPRAAGQGGALISSELVFIPCQ from the exons ATGGCGCTGGCCACCGTGTGGAGGAATCTTTGTCACTCGCCTAACTTGCGCGTGCGTGGAGCTCTGGCTGCTCTAAAGTGCCAGCCTGGACATCATGTTCACAAGGGAGTCCAGGCGTGTCTGTGTCCCTGGTTCTGTCCACTGCGGCCTGCGCCCTCCCAGGCCAAGTCCCTTCATACTTGCTGTGAAAAGgtcccttcagaaaatggaaacGACCCCCATCCTCTCCAGGAGCCAGAATTCTCTCAGGTCGCCTGCTGCGACAGATTGGAAGGAAATGCAAAAATCGCGGCAGGCGCAGGCGGGCAGCTGTGCTGCGGACGGCTAAGCAAGTTCGCCTCTTCCCAGGAAGTGCTCAGCTTCCTGAGCACGTTGCAGGCCGTGCCCGAGCCCCTGGCAACAGGGGCCTTACAACGGATCTGTGAAGTCGAGAGCCGAAGGGGCGACAGCTCGCTGCCCCAGGAAATCCTGGACAATGGGGTCTTTGAAGCTCTGTGCCTCCCCTTCGAGCAGGAGCCCTCCAGCCTGTCCAGTGCAGGCCTGGTGTCGGTCCTGCGGGCCCTCGCACTGCTGCGTGTGGTCCCCCAGGGGCGCCTGCTGCCGAGCCTGGTGGCAGAATGCCGGCGTCGGCTCCAAAGAGACGGCCTGGATGTCCAGGCTCTCTGTGTGCTGGGGGAGAGTCTGCTTAAACTGCAGGGGCCAGACTGCTCCACACTGGAACTCGTCTTAGACGAGCTGCAAGGTAGAAGCTTAGAAAGCGTTGCCCCCGAAGACCTCGTGGCCCTTTACAGAACCTTGCAGGAGTGCCCTGAAAAGGCAGGCAGATACCAGGGCCTCCTAGATAAGGTCAACACCGCTTGCCTCTCTGTGTTCCTCGGCCTGAGTCCTACGTCCATCAGCCAAGTGCTCGACGCCCTGGTGGTGCTGGATCAAAGCCAGGCCCTTTCTCTGGTCATCAGGCTCGCCAAGTACGCCAGGAGACACGTCCCTGCTTTCACCGGCCAAGAGCTCGGCAAGGTCATCGAGGCGTTAGCATACTTCGGGCACAGCGACCGGGTCTTCACGGAAGCCCTGGAGCAGCGCCTCTCCACCGCCTCTCTCACACAGGACCCGGAGCTGCTCTGCAGAGCCGTGCAGTACTGCAGCCGGAGACGGGTCCTCTCCAGGCCCATCCTGGACAGCGCGGCAGAAGCCTTCGTGTGCCGGCCGCACGAGTTCTCACCTCGGCAGGTCGCGGAGCTGATCGAACCCTTCGGGAGACTCAACTACTCACCGCCCAACGCCACTGCCCTGTTCCGGAGCCTGGAGAGCGAGCTGGCCACCCGCTTCAGGGATTTCCCGCCCAGAGCGCTGCTGAACCTCTTGCACTCGTGCTCGCTGATTGAGCGCCACCCCACCAACCTCATGGCGAAGATCTTCAGCCCCTATTTCCTCATGCAGCTGCAAG GGGAAGAACCGTTTGTGGACAGGCTGAGCCTAGCACAGCTCACCCACCTTCTGCTGACCTCCTTCTTGGAATGCCCTTTCTACAAG GGCCCCAGACTCCCCCCCAAGTTCCAGGTGAAGTCCTTCCTTACTCCATGCTGTGCGCTGGAGACCCCCATGGATTTTCACCTCTATAACTTGGTCAAGATGGCGCTGATCAAACTCTTGGGATCGAGGCTGTATTTCGGTGTGAGAGTGCTGACGCCCTACAATTACACCATTG atGTTGAACTAAAACTAAATGAAGAAGGATTCATATTACCATTCAGAGTTGAGGAAGACATacataaaag GGTGGCCCTTTGCCTTGATGATGCCAGGCGTTTCTGCCTGAACAGCAGACACTTACTGGGAAAGGAAGCTGCCAAGCAGAGGCAGCTGCGTCTGCTTGGCTACCACGTTGTTCA